Proteins encoded within one genomic window of Parolsenella massiliensis:
- a CDS encoding ABC transporter ATP-binding protein/permease has translation MIEIKDITKSYKTGDFVQRALDGVSITFRESEFVAVLGPSGSGKTTFLNILGGFDHADSGDIVVNGVSTKDYTDADWDTYRNHRIGFVFQSYNLIPHQTILQNVELALTLAGVGRAERRERARAALERVGLGQHVNKRPAQLSGGQMQRVAIARALVNDPEIVLADEPTGALDTETGIQVMDLLAEVARDRLVIMVTHNPQLAEDYATRIVRIKDGRVVGDSRPIEPAELAAQRAAEKGSEQPRHRSSMSFLTALALSANNLMTKKGRTAMTAFAGSIGIIGIAAILALSNGVNEYIARVEQDTLSSYPLSIAKQSYDMSGMLTGDDASAQTAGDNTDASTVDPSQPIPEATILRDMFASVKSNDMTSFKSWLDAGGDGISDDVNAIQYDYGITPIVYRENGDGSDPTKLVPNSMTQVYGGGASSAAMAGTMMSSSASAFSEMLDDQSLLDSQYDVVAGRWASAPDEAVLVLSSSGKISDYTLYSIGVLDVSEMNDLVSSAMSADGDVTTPDTDVNFTYDDALNTNFKVLSPSDTYKRNDETGGWTDMSNDADFMASQVADGLDLKIVGVVRPNGSSDANALQSGVNYTHGLTEELMARAASSDIVKQQLANPDVDVFTGKTFDELADEGKKGMDLSSVFSVDEAALKNAFSFDSSALSLQGFDVSGLDMGSVQIDLSGVADGIDVDQIMAGAPTPDLSGAIDGSLTPEQLQQLSAAATQLLDGFLKSEQFKGVMDEYLKNPSAGLDAQKLADAFGAYVATDADAQQIVAQLKAALGDVISERLQQVLADYVKNSLAPYLQGVVKRLTTQVSERIAQSVSSQLQAGLTQAMGQFASSMGSQLASGMQNAFTVDANAFANAIHFNMTAEDLTSLMTSYANASRLTYDNNLSTLGYADENDPVSIKIYPVDFDAKERVLDHIDAYNDEAKAAGEDDRAISYTDYMGVIMGSVTDIVNMISLVLIAFVSISLVVSSIMIGIITYISVLERKKEIGILRAMGASKGNVANVFNAETFIEGLIAGVFAIAVVVAVSFPVNAWVEATHNVSNIMSLPPAAALGLIAISVLLTVVAGLIPSFSASRRDPVEALRSE, from the coding sequence ATGATCGAGATCAAGGACATCACCAAGTCCTACAAGACGGGCGACTTCGTGCAACGGGCGCTAGACGGCGTCTCCATCACGTTTCGCGAGAGCGAGTTTGTGGCCGTGCTTGGCCCCTCGGGCTCGGGCAAGACGACGTTCCTCAACATCCTTGGCGGCTTCGACCACGCAGACTCCGGCGACATCGTCGTGAACGGCGTCTCCACCAAGGACTACACGGACGCGGACTGGGACACGTACCGCAACCACCGCATCGGCTTCGTGTTCCAGAGCTACAACCTCATTCCCCACCAGACGATCCTGCAGAACGTCGAGCTTGCGCTCACGCTCGCCGGTGTGGGCCGCGCGGAGCGCCGCGAGCGTGCGCGTGCGGCGCTCGAGCGCGTGGGCCTGGGCCAGCACGTCAACAAGCGTCCGGCCCAGCTCTCCGGCGGCCAGATGCAGCGCGTCGCCATCGCTCGCGCTCTCGTGAACGACCCAGAGATCGTGCTGGCAGACGAGCCCACGGGCGCCCTGGACACCGAGACGGGCATCCAGGTCATGGACCTGCTGGCCGAGGTGGCCCGCGACCGCCTCGTCATCATGGTGACGCACAACCCGCAGCTCGCCGAGGACTACGCCACGCGCATCGTGCGCATCAAGGACGGCCGCGTCGTGGGCGACTCGCGCCCCATCGAGCCGGCCGAGCTCGCCGCCCAGCGCGCCGCCGAGAAGGGCTCCGAGCAGCCCCGACACCGCTCGTCCATGAGCTTCCTCACGGCGCTGGCGCTCTCTGCCAACAACCTCATGACGAAGAAGGGCCGCACCGCCATGACGGCGTTCGCCGGCTCGATTGGCATCATCGGCATCGCGGCGATCCTCGCGCTCTCGAACGGCGTGAACGAGTACATCGCGCGCGTTGAGCAGGACACGCTGTCGAGCTACCCGCTGTCCATCGCCAAGCAGAGCTACGACATGTCGGGCATGCTCACCGGCGACGACGCGAGCGCCCAGACTGCCGGCGACAACACGGATGCGAGCACCGTCGACCCCTCGCAACCCATCCCGGAGGCCACGATTCTGCGCGACATGTTCGCGAGCGTGAAGTCCAACGACATGACGAGCTTCAAGAGCTGGCTCGACGCCGGCGGCGACGGCATATCCGACGACGTGAACGCCATCCAGTACGACTACGGCATCACCCCGATCGTCTACCGCGAGAACGGCGACGGCTCCGACCCCACCAAGCTCGTACCCAACAGCATGACGCAGGTCTACGGCGGCGGCGCCTCGAGCGCGGCCATGGCCGGCACGATGATGTCGTCCAGCGCGAGCGCCTTCAGCGAGATGCTCGACGACCAGTCGCTGCTCGACTCGCAGTACGACGTCGTGGCGGGCCGCTGGGCGAGTGCGCCCGACGAGGCGGTTCTCGTGCTGTCTAGCTCGGGAAAGATCAGCGACTACACGCTCTACAGCATTGGCGTGCTCGACGTCAGCGAGATGAACGACCTTGTCTCGAGCGCCATGTCGGCGGACGGCGACGTCACAACGCCCGACACCGACGTCAACTTCACCTACGACGACGCGCTCAACACGAACTTCAAGGTGCTGAGCCCGTCCGACACCTACAAGCGAAACGACGAGACGGGCGGCTGGACCGACATGTCCAACGACGCCGACTTCATGGCCTCGCAGGTGGCGGATGGCCTCGACCTCAAGATCGTGGGCGTCGTGCGCCCCAACGGCAGCTCCGACGCGAACGCCCTGCAGTCGGGCGTCAACTACACGCACGGCCTCACCGAGGAGCTCATGGCGCGCGCCGCGAGCTCCGACATCGTAAAGCAGCAGCTTGCGAACCCCGACGTGGACGTGTTCACGGGCAAGACGTTCGACGAGCTGGCCGATGAGGGCAAGAAGGGCATGGATCTGTCGAGCGTCTTCTCGGTTGACGAGGCCGCGCTCAAGAACGCGTTCTCGTTCGACTCCTCGGCGTTGAGCCTTCAGGGCTTCGACGTCTCGGGCCTGGACATGGGCAGCGTCCAGATAGACCTGTCGGGCGTGGCGGACGGCATCGACGTGGACCAGATCATGGCCGGCGCGCCCACGCCGGACCTCTCGGGCGCCATCGACGGCTCGCTTACGCCCGAGCAGCTCCAGCAGCTGAGCGCGGCCGCCACGCAGCTGCTGGACGGGTTCCTCAAGTCCGAGCAGTTCAAGGGCGTGATGGACGAGTACCTCAAGAACCCCTCGGCCGGCCTTGACGCGCAGAAGCTCGCCGACGCGTTCGGCGCCTACGTGGCCACGGACGCGGACGCCCAGCAGATCGTGGCGCAGCTGAAGGCCGCCCTTGGTGACGTCATCTCCGAGAGGCTTCAGCAGGTGCTCGCCGACTACGTCAAGAACAGCCTGGCGCCGTATCTGCAGGGCGTGGTCAAGCGGCTCACGACGCAGGTGAGCGAGCGCATCGCCCAGAGCGTCTCGAGCCAGCTGCAGGCGGGGCTCACGCAGGCGATGGGACAGTTTGCCTCGAGCATGGGCTCCCAGCTCGCGAGCGGGATGCAGAACGCCTTTACCGTGGACGCGAACGCGTTCGCGAATGCCATCCACTTCAACATGACGGCCGAGGACCTCACCTCGCTCATGACGAGCTACGCCAACGCGAGCAGGCTCACCTACGACAACAACCTCTCCACGCTGGGCTATGCCGACGAGAACGACCCGGTGTCCATCAAGATCTACCCCGTGGACTTCGACGCCAAGGAGCGCGTGCTCGACCACATCGACGCCTATAACGACGAGGCCAAGGCCGCCGGCGAGGACGACCGCGCCATCTCCTACACCGACTACATGGGCGTCATCATGGGCAGCGTCACCGACATCGTGAACATGATCTCGCTCGTGCTCATCGCGTTCGTGAGCATCTCGCTCGTGGTGAGCTCCATCATGATCGGCATCATCACCTACATCAGCGTGCTCGAGCGCAAGAAGGAGATTGGCATCCTGCGCGCCATGGGCGCCTCGAAGGGCAACGTCGCCAACGTCTTCAACGCCGAGACGTTCATCGAGGGCCTCATCGCCGGCGTGTTCGCCATCGCCGTGGTGGTCGCCGTTTCGTTCCCGGTGAACGCCTGGGTCGAGGCTACGCACAACGTGAGCAACATCATGAGCCTGCCGCCTGCGGCCGCGCTGGGGCTCATTGCGATATCGGTGCTGCTCACGGTGGTTGCGGGACTCATCCCGTCGTTCTCGGCATCGCGTCGCGACCCCGTGGAGGCCCTACGCAGCGAGTAG
- a CDS encoding aminoacyl-tRNA hydrolase yields MGAATMAPRETKRASENDEVGGPVVRQYVVVDRSLGMSAGKLAAQVAHASVAALLAGTQRYVEQGDAGAAPIGLEWSGSLARTSVDADVLAAWVRQGEPKIVLAVDGERALASLVNRAESRGLMEGMDFFCIRDACRTELTPDASGSRWTCVGFAPMDVETIAPVTGQLPLYR; encoded by the coding sequence ATGGGTGCGGCGACGATGGCTCCCCGCGAGACGAAGCGCGCGAGCGAGAACGACGAGGTGGGCGGCCCCGTCGTGAGGCAGTACGTGGTCGTTGACCGCTCGCTGGGCATGAGCGCGGGAAAGCTTGCGGCGCAGGTGGCGCACGCGAGCGTGGCGGCGCTTCTTGCTGGTACGCAGCGCTACGTGGAGCAGGGAGACGCAGGTGCGGCGCCCATCGGCCTGGAGTGGAGCGGAAGCCTCGCGCGCACCTCGGTCGATGCCGACGTGCTTGCGGCGTGGGTGCGCCAGGGCGAGCCCAAGATCGTGCTGGCGGTGGACGGCGAGCGCGCGCTGGCGTCGCTCGTGAACCGCGCGGAGAGCCGCGGCCTCATGGAGGGGATGGACTTCTTCTGCATCCGCGACGCCTGTCGCACCGAGCTCACGCCCGACGCGAGTGGTAGCCGCTGGACCTGCGTGGGATTTGCCCCCATGGACGTGGAGACGATCGCTCCCGTCACGGGCCAGCTGCCGCTGTATCGCTAA
- a CDS encoding Cof-type HAD-IIB family hydrolase, giving the protein MIKLIASDMDGTLLDENSQVPPETYGLIHELHEAGVHFAASSGRRLDTLHEFFAPVVDEMDFVASNGAQVMVGGALIDREVFSHIGLQRLKETVDRFDCLHIALFDRTRSFLLDDEDCFEREIDKDLLSAVRVYDVPEPEVNILKASIFCDTPAYTMDMAYVLQRELGDWFVFAPSGSKWIDVMQMGVSKASGIQQIMHHLGIEASEVMAFGDAMNDYEILRLVGHPVAMGNGRYAAKQIAERVIGSNTEQAVQAEMRRVLEGMRG; this is encoded by the coding sequence ATGATCAAGCTCATCGCCTCCGACATGGACGGCACGCTGCTCGACGAGAACTCCCAGGTGCCGCCTGAGACCTATGGCCTCATCCACGAGCTGCACGAGGCGGGCGTGCACTTCGCCGCGAGCTCGGGCCGGCGCCTCGACACGCTCCACGAGTTCTTTGCGCCCGTCGTTGACGAGATGGACTTCGTGGCGAGCAACGGGGCGCAGGTCATGGTGGGTGGCGCGCTCATCGACCGCGAGGTGTTCTCGCACATTGGCCTCCAGCGGCTCAAGGAGACGGTGGACCGCTTCGACTGCCTGCACATCGCGCTGTTCGACCGCACCCGCAGCTTCCTGCTCGACGACGAGGACTGCTTCGAGCGCGAGATCGACAAGGACCTGCTCTCGGCCGTGCGCGTCTACGACGTGCCCGAGCCCGAGGTGAACATCCTCAAGGCGTCGATCTTCTGCGACACGCCCGCCTACACGATGGACATGGCCTACGTGCTGCAGCGCGAGCTGGGCGACTGGTTCGTGTTCGCGCCGTCGGGCTCCAAGTGGATTGACGTCATGCAGATGGGCGTGAGCAAGGCGTCGGGCATCCAGCAGATCATGCACCACCTGGGCATCGAGGCCAGCGAGGTCATGGCGTTTGGCGACGCAATGAACGACTACGAGATCCTGCGCCTGGTGGGGCATCCCGTTGCGATGGGCAACGGGCGCTACGCCGCCAAGCAGATTGCCGAGCGCGTGATCGGCAGCAACACCGAGCAGGCCGTTCAGGCCGAGATGAGGCGCGTGCTCGAGGGCATGCGCGGTTAG
- the pepT gene encoding peptidase T: MPGYEPKPSDVLERFLRYVQVDSQSDPHNEDETPSTARQHDIARLLADELAALGCEDVTLTDHAYVTASLPASAGAKGLPALGLIAHMDTAPDAPASGVHPHIVHYEGGELVHGERDGKRVVTTPEELPALATHVGEDLVCTDGTTLLGADDKAGVAEVVALIARLAATPELPHPCIKVAFVPDEEIGHGAALLDLDAFGATWAYTVDGEELGEFNWECFSASQASVTAHGVEVHPGSAKGAMVNAITLLREFDELLPAAERPEYTEGYEGFFHPIEVSGGSGEATLTYIVRDFDAKRFAAREQQLRDCAAFLNARYGDGTVTVEIREQYRNMVEHLRGMDFLRDNALDAMAACGMEPRVVPVRGGTDGAQLTLRGLPCPNLPTGGYNFHGVREFIPVRSMELMVDALEQLVARFAVAQK, from the coding sequence ATGCCCGGCTATGAACCCAAGCCCAGCGACGTGCTCGAGCGCTTCCTGCGCTACGTGCAGGTCGACTCCCAGTCCGACCCCCACAACGAGGACGAGACGCCCTCGACCGCCCGCCAGCACGACATCGCGCGCCTGCTCGCAGACGAGCTCGCCGCGCTTGGCTGCGAGGACGTCACGCTCACCGACCACGCCTACGTCACGGCCTCGCTTCCCGCAAGCGCCGGCGCCAAGGGGCTGCCTGCCCTGGGGCTCATCGCCCACATGGACACGGCGCCCGACGCCCCGGCCAGCGGCGTGCACCCGCACATCGTTCACTACGAGGGAGGCGAGCTCGTCCATGGCGAGCGCGACGGCAAGCGCGTCGTGACCACGCCCGAGGAGCTCCCGGCGCTTGCCACCCACGTGGGCGAGGACCTCGTCTGCACGGACGGCACCACGCTGCTTGGCGCCGACGACAAGGCCGGTGTGGCGGAGGTCGTCGCCCTCATCGCGCGCCTCGCCGCCACCCCTGAGCTGCCGCACCCCTGCATCAAGGTGGCGTTCGTGCCCGACGAGGAGATCGGCCACGGCGCGGCGCTGCTCGACCTGGACGCGTTCGGCGCCACGTGGGCCTACACCGTGGACGGCGAGGAGCTCGGCGAGTTCAACTGGGAGTGCTTCTCGGCCAGCCAGGCTTCCGTGACGGCGCATGGCGTCGAGGTGCACCCCGGCAGCGCCAAGGGCGCCATGGTGAACGCCATCACGCTGCTGCGCGAGTTCGACGAGCTGCTGCCGGCCGCCGAGCGCCCGGAGTACACCGAGGGCTACGAGGGCTTCTTCCACCCCATCGAGGTCTCGGGCGGCTCGGGCGAGGCCACGCTCACCTACATCGTGCGCGACTTCGACGCCAAGCGCTTCGCCGCCCGCGAGCAGCAGCTTCGCGACTGCGCGGCCTTCCTCAACGCTCGCTACGGTGACGGCACTGTCACGGTGGAGATCCGCGAGCAGTACCGCAACATGGTCGAGCACCTGCGCGGCATGGACTTCCTTCGCGACAACGCGCTCGACGCCATGGCGGCCTGCGGCATGGAGCCGCGCGTGGTGCCCGTCCGCGGCGGCACCGACGGCGCCCAGCTCACGCTGCGCGGCCTGCCGTGCCCCAACCTGCCCACGGGTGGGTACAACTTCCATGGCGTGCGGGAGTTCATCCCCGTGCGTAGCATGGAGCTCATGGTGGACGCGCTCGAGCAGCTCGTGGCGCGCTTCGCCGTGGCCCAGAAGTAG
- a CDS encoding DUF3825 domain-containing protein: MAKKHLTEEGPVTLTEANKLYLYALLRDAVGCGRQAFMPRVLEALGEAGITPENLGYDDAEALFAKLGDFCQLTTFKGGRHYVTVTPRADWDEALAAAEESKKPTGKGGKPWKRKKGAVKPVRPKTLAPKVEEIAQEPQPEPEPEPVAAPEPKSVEPEPIEEIAEPVAEEPAPEPEATNDPIPAVTPEPEPEVTVNPVPTVTAVPSILEQIAAQTPAPEPEPAAEPTPAPAPAPVAHTRDDLPRSFADEVSVKPAILGLLTRLLPFDADVNRVLDEDLRVARATGTASGSRNLVTFPLRYLHEDGSAPLTVTIRRQAKAGDARRWQLTLVDGDDGTGSAHEAAGIEGLPQAEGGCWAQLASTSATDADPVRNLAQFMEIGTWEAALGTLATAAAPEKWNYPGEGVGKAGRYGVLRDYLASTLARIRATDALAVAADGSLAAFDTGLSTPMDEELYAVLSPTDADIPWHLDGFATAGSGELGARLSATLPQLPARASYLESIDDIVLRLEAMVIPDYRSLLSAGLDRLPQGFVSQLVAGTGAEALLAGLSEAQAPAAHAHAMRDLARAIADEPGRFRRACRALEDAIELSRARARRSYRHVAPAYDAARNRMLLLLPLALVDDAHADCALALELMPSGAYQAASVVSLSRAYACARIVSAETPAWLAAADVLA; encoded by the coding sequence ATGGCAAAGAAGCACCTGACCGAGGAGGGCCCCGTGACGCTCACGGAGGCCAACAAGCTCTACCTGTACGCCCTGCTGAGGGACGCCGTTGGCTGCGGGCGCCAGGCGTTCATGCCCCGCGTGCTCGAGGCGCTCGGCGAGGCCGGCATCACGCCCGAGAACCTGGGCTACGACGACGCCGAGGCGCTCTTTGCCAAGCTCGGCGACTTCTGCCAGCTCACGACGTTCAAGGGCGGCCGCCACTACGTCACCGTGACGCCGCGCGCAGACTGGGACGAGGCGCTGGCCGCGGCCGAGGAGTCCAAGAAGCCCACGGGCAAGGGCGGCAAGCCCTGGAAGCGCAAGAAGGGCGCCGTGAAGCCCGTGCGCCCCAAGACGCTTGCGCCAAAGGTCGAGGAGATCGCGCAGGAGCCCCAGCCGGAGCCTGAGCCTGAGCCCGTGGCTGCGCCGGAGCCGAAGTCCGTCGAGCCCGAGCCCATCGAGGAGATCGCTGAGCCCGTGGCCGAGGAGCCCGCCCCCGAGCCCGAGGCGACAAACGACCCCATCCCCGCTGTCACGCCCGAACCCGAGCCTGAGGTGACAGTTAACCCCGTCCCCACCGTCACCGCCGTCCCCTCCATCCTCGAGCAGATCGCCGCGCAGACGCCCGCGCCGGAGCCAGAGCCTGCCGCTGAGCCCACGCCAGCCCCCGCACCCGCGCCCGTCGCGCACACGCGAGACGACCTCCCGCGCTCGTTCGCGGACGAGGTCTCGGTCAAGCCCGCCATTCTCGGCCTGCTCACGCGCCTTTTGCCCTTCGACGCAGACGTCAACCGCGTCCTCGACGAGGACCTGCGCGTGGCCCGCGCCACGGGCACGGCCTCAGGCTCGCGCAACCTCGTGACGTTCCCGCTGCGCTACCTGCACGAGGACGGCTCCGCCCCGCTCACCGTCACCATCCGCCGCCAGGCAAAGGCCGGCGATGCGCGACGCTGGCAGCTCACGCTCGTCGACGGAGACGACGGCACGGGCAGCGCCCACGAAGCCGCCGGCATCGAGGGCCTTCCCCAGGCCGAGGGCGGCTGCTGGGCGCAGCTCGCCTCCACGTCGGCCACCGACGCCGACCCGGTCCGCAACCTCGCGCAGTTCATGGAGATTGGCACGTGGGAGGCCGCGCTCGGCACGCTCGCGACGGCCGCGGCCCCCGAGAAGTGGAACTACCCCGGCGAGGGCGTGGGCAAGGCCGGCCGCTATGGCGTGCTGCGCGACTACCTCGCCTCCACGCTCGCGCGCATCCGCGCCACGGACGCGCTCGCGGTTGCCGCAGACGGCTCGCTCGCCGCGTTCGACACCGGCCTTTCCACGCCCATGGACGAGGAGCTCTACGCGGTTCTCTCCCCCACCGACGCTGACATCCCCTGGCACCTCGACGGCTTTGCCACGGCCGGCTCGGGCGAGCTTGGCGCACGCCTCTCGGCCACGCTGCCGCAGCTGCCGGCGCGGGCAAGCTACCTCGAAAGTATCGACGATATCGTGCTGCGCCTCGAGGCCATGGTCATCCCCGATTACCGCTCCCTGCTCTCTGCGGGCCTCGACCGCCTGCCGCAGGGCTTCGTGTCCCAGCTCGTTGCCGGAACCGGCGCCGAGGCGCTGCTCGCCGGCCTTAGCGAGGCCCAGGCACCCGCGGCCCACGCCCACGCCATGCGTGACCTCGCCCGTGCCATCGCCGACGAGCCGGGACGCTTCCGCCGCGCCTGCCGTGCGCTCGAGGACGCCATCGAGCTGTCGCGCGCCCGCGCCCGCCGCAGCTACCGCCACGTGGCACCCGCCTACGACGCCGCACGCAACCGCATGCTGCTGCTCCTGCCGCTCGCCCTCGTGGACGACGCGCACGCGGACTGCGCGCTCGCGCTCGAGCTCATGCCGTCCGGCGCCTACCAGGCCGCAAGCGTCGTGAGCCTATCTCGCGCCTACGCCTGCGCCCGCATCGTGAGCGCCGAGACCCCCGCCTGGCTCGCCGCCGCAGACGTCCTCGCCTAG
- a CDS encoding tyrosine-protein phosphatase, whose product MSRRVDTVDENGFSTRALAGDALPGGTSAHGDHYRPVAGEMDCAERPHFGRIDFERLPNTRDLGGLPAAGGRRVRRGLLLRSGLLCWASDDDLRRLRDDYHLRAVVDFRGADELAETPDPIRLLPGARLVHADVLNGVFAGITQSAESRRRFQQLKDDVEDPAGFLAEFYPHHLTSEAGIAAYALFIRTILETDDGAVLWHCHVGRDRCGMGSMLIEGILGVPMPAMEDDYLATNLYTDEPSTLRADANLRFIRLAAAALERQWGGIDGYVRDALGVTDADVAELRARYLE is encoded by the coding sequence ATGAGTAGGCGCGTCGACACGGTGGACGAGAACGGCTTCAGCACCCGCGCGCTTGCGGGCGATGCCCTGCCCGGCGGCACCTCGGCGCATGGCGACCACTACCGACCCGTGGCTGGGGAGATGGACTGCGCCGAACGCCCGCACTTTGGGCGCATCGACTTCGAGCGACTGCCCAACACACGTGACCTGGGCGGGCTTCCCGCGGCGGGCGGCCGGCGCGTGCGTCGCGGCCTGCTGCTCCGCAGTGGCCTTCTGTGCTGGGCGAGCGACGACGACCTGCGCCGCCTGCGCGACGACTACCACCTGCGCGCCGTCGTGGACTTCCGTGGCGCCGACGAGCTGGCCGAGACACCCGACCCCATACGGCTTCTGCCGGGTGCTCGCCTCGTCCACGCGGACGTGCTGAACGGGGTGTTTGCGGGCATCACCCAGAGCGCCGAGTCGCGGCGCAGGTTCCAGCAGCTCAAGGACGACGTTGAGGACCCGGCGGGCTTTCTCGCCGAGTTCTACCCGCACCACCTCACGTCTGAGGCGGGCATCGCGGCCTACGCGCTGTTCATTCGCACGATTCTGGAGACCGACGACGGGGCCGTGCTGTGGCACTGCCACGTGGGGCGCGACCGCTGCGGTATGGGCTCGATGCTCATCGAGGGCATCCTGGGAGTGCCCATGCCCGCCATGGAGGACGACTACCTCGCCACGAACCTCTACACCGACGAGCCCTCCACCCTGCGCGCCGACGCGAACCTGCGCTTCATCCGGCTTGCGGCCGCGGCGCTCGAGCGGCAGTGGGGTGGCATCGACGGCTACGTGCGAGACGCCCTGGGCGTGACGGACGCCGACGTCGCCGAGCTGCGCGCCCGCTACCTGGAGTAA
- the ligA gene encoding NAD-dependent DNA ligase LigA, which produces MASEKNVQAEGQTSLFGDEPAGGAPAPAASPRARAAELNRLLNTYAYRYYALDDPAVTDAEFDRLLRELQAIEELHPELVTPDSYTQRVGGYVSEQFEPVRHAQRMYSIDDAMNLGELDEWLARTDEALGATPEHPVAYTCELKIDGLGVALTYRDAQFVRAATRGDGTTGENVTANVLTIHDIPHALAPEGLASVADAGLGQSIEVRGEVYMPKHSFVRLNEDADAAGREPFANPRNAAAGSLRQKDPKVTAHRDLETFIYAVADEAPLSVSTQWQFLQWLRACGFNVNPNAARCTSAHEVHDFCARALEHREELDYDIDGVVVKVDSFAGQEALGFTARAPRWAIAFKFPPEEKRTVLREIRIQVGRTGVLTPVAEFDPVLVAGSTIARATLHNIDEVRRKNVRVGDTIVVHKAGDVIPEVVGPVLELRPADSVDFEMPAVCPSCGSPVVREEGEVAYRCVSIDCPAQAHERLCHWVSRKAMDIDGLGDELIGKLVAAGLVSDVADFYDRLTATALAACPTGRVSVAGDDILVGKTIAAKVMDQIEQSRHAGLARVLFGLGIRHVGEQVARSIAREFGSMGALMEADEERIAAVEGVGPKIAHSVCEFLSVPENLSVIERLREARVSLEEERPADEPAQTLAGLTFVLTGTLERHKRDDAKAALQAFGAKVSGSVSKKTSYVIAGAAAGSKLTKAQQLGVPVLDEDALEQILATGEVPGGERDE; this is translated from the coding sequence ATGGCAAGCGAGAAGAACGTGCAGGCAGAGGGACAGACGTCGCTGTTCGGCGACGAGCCGGCAGGTGGTGCGCCGGCGCCCGCGGCGTCTCCGCGCGCCCGCGCCGCCGAGCTCAACCGTCTGCTCAACACGTATGCCTACCGCTACTACGCGCTCGACGACCCCGCCGTCACCGATGCCGAGTTCGACCGCCTGCTGCGCGAGCTTCAGGCCATCGAGGAGCTGCACCCCGAGCTCGTCACGCCCGACTCCTACACCCAGCGCGTGGGCGGCTACGTCTCCGAGCAGTTCGAGCCCGTGCGCCACGCGCAGCGCATGTACTCCATCGACGACGCCATGAACCTCGGGGAGCTCGACGAGTGGCTCGCCCGCACCGACGAGGCCCTCGGCGCCACGCCCGAGCATCCGGTGGCCTACACCTGCGAGCTCAAGATCGACGGTCTGGGCGTGGCCCTCACGTACCGCGACGCCCAGTTCGTCCGCGCCGCCACGCGCGGCGACGGCACGACGGGCGAGAACGTCACCGCCAACGTGCTCACGATCCATGACATCCCCCACGCGCTTGCGCCCGAGGGCCTCGCGAGCGTCGCGGACGCGGGCCTCGGCCAGTCTATCGAGGTACGCGGCGAGGTCTACATGCCTAAGCACAGCTTCGTGCGCCTCAACGAGGACGCGGACGCCGCGGGCCGCGAACCCTTCGCCAACCCGAGAAACGCCGCCGCGGGCAGCCTTCGCCAGAAGGACCCCAAGGTCACGGCGCACCGCGACCTCGAGACGTTCATCTACGCCGTGGCCGACGAGGCGCCGCTTTCCGTCTCCACGCAGTGGCAGTTCCTGCAGTGGCTGCGCGCCTGCGGCTTCAACGTGAACCCCAACGCCGCGCGCTGCACGAGCGCCCACGAGGTGCACGACTTCTGCGCCCGCGCGCTCGAGCATCGCGAGGAGCTCGACTACGACATCGACGGCGTGGTCGTGAAGGTGGACTCGTTCGCCGGCCAGGAGGCGCTCGGCTTCACGGCGCGCGCGCCGCGCTGGGCCATCGCGTTCAAGTTCCCGCCCGAGGAGAAGCGCACGGTCCTGCGCGAGATTCGCATTCAGGTGGGCCGCACGGGCGTGCTCACGCCCGTCGCCGAGTTCGACCCGGTGCTCGTGGCCGGCTCCACCATCGCGCGCGCAACGCTGCACAACATCGACGAGGTGCGCCGCAAGAACGTCCGCGTGGGCGACACGATCGTGGTCCACAAGGCCGGCGACGTGATTCCCGAGGTCGTGGGCCCCGTGCTGGAGCTGCGCCCGGCAGACTCGGTGGACTTCGAGATGCCCGCCGTGTGCCCCAGCTGCGGCAGCCCCGTCGTGCGCGAGGAGGGCGAGGTGGCCTATCGCTGCGTCTCCATCGACTGCCCGGCGCAGGCCCACGAGCGCCTGTGCCACTGGGTGAGCCGCAAGGCCATGGACATCGACGGCCTGGGAGACGAGCTCATCGGCAAGCTCGTGGCCGCCGGTCTCGTGTCCGACGTCGCAGACTTCTACGACCGCCTCACCGCCACGGCGCTCGCCGCGTGTCCCACGGGCCGCGTGAGCGTGGCGGGAGACGACATCCTCGTGGGCAAGACGATTGCCGCCAAGGTCATGGACCAGATCGAGCAGAGCCGCCACGCGGGTCTGGCACGCGTGCTGTTTGGCCTGGGCATCCGCCACGTGGGCGAGCAGGTGGCCCGCTCCATCGCGCGCGAGTTCGGTTCGATGGGCGCGCTCATGGAGGCCGACGAGGAGCGCATCGCCGCCGTGGAGGGCGTGGGCCCCAAGATCGCCCACAGCGTGTGCGAGTTTTTGTCCGTGCCCGAGAACCTCTCCGTCATCGAGCGCCTGCGCGAGGCCCGCGTGAGCCTCGAGGAGGAGCGCCCGGCAGACGAGCCCGCCCAGACGCTCGCCGGCCTCACGTTCGTGCTCACCGGAACGCTCGAGCGCCACAAGCGAGACGACGCCAAGGCGGCGCTGCAGGCGTTTGGCGCCAAGGTGTCCGGCTCGGTCTCCAAGAAGACGAGCTACGTGATAGCTGGTGCGGCCGCTGGCTCCAAGCTCACGAAGGCCCAGCAGCTTGGCGTGCCTGTGCTCGACGAGGACGCGCTCGAGCAGATCCTGGCCACGGGCGAGGTCCCGGGCGGCGAGCGCGATGAGTAG